The Bacteroidales bacterium genome window below encodes:
- a CDS encoding Fic family protein, with translation MIVSNDTINMKPPYKITNKILNLIAIISERIGEVNSAHLHKPPTELRKKNRVRTIQSSLEIEGNTLTIEQITAIIENKRIIGPKKDIIEVKNAISVYDKFDEFVSYSISSFCKAHAILMDGLIKSPGRFRSKSVGIVKGSDIAHIAPQGEMINPLMNDLFDYLKHDDDLILIKSCVFHYELEFIHPFLDGNGRMGRLWQTLILKNKYPVFEFLPIETLIKERQTEYYNVLGISDKKGTSTLFIEFMLEIIKESLEELLKTQNIALTNLDRINMYKSIIKNDFFTRKEYLRNFKEISPATASRDLKFAVENNIIKKFGDKNTTKYRFV, from the coding sequence TTGATAGTGTCAAATGATACTATCAACATGAAACCACCTTACAAAATAACTAATAAAATCCTAAACTTAATAGCAATAATCTCCGAAAGGATTGGAGAAGTAAATTCAGCTCATTTGCATAAACCACCGACAGAACTAAGAAAGAAAAACAGGGTTAGAACAATTCAGTCTTCACTTGAAATAGAAGGAAATACATTAACAATTGAACAAATTACTGCAATAATTGAAAACAAAAGGATTATTGGTCCTAAAAAAGACATCATAGAGGTTAAAAACGCAATATCAGTATATGATAAGTTCGATGAATTTGTATCTTATTCCATTAGTTCATTTTGCAAAGCACATGCAATTTTAATGGATGGACTAATAAAATCACCGGGAAGATTCCGAAGTAAATCGGTTGGGATTGTAAAAGGTTCAGATATAGCTCATATTGCTCCACAGGGAGAAATGATTAACCCGCTAATGAATGATTTGTTTGATTATTTGAAGCATGATGATGATTTGATATTAATAAAAAGTTGTGTTTTTCACTATGAACTTGAATTTATTCATCCTTTTCTTGACGGGAACGGAAGAATGGGTCGATTATGGCAAACTCTTATTTTGAAAAACAAATACCCCGTTTTTGAATTTTTGCCAATTGAAACATTGATAAAGGAAAGGCAAACAGAATATTATAATGTTTTGGGAATATCTGACAAAAAAGGTACATCGACATTATTCATTGAATTTATGCTTGAAATAATCAAAGAATCATTAGAAGAGTTGCTCAAAACACAAAACATAGCATTGACAAATTTGGATAGGATAAATATGTATAAATCTATAATCAAAAATGATTTTTTTACACGAAAAGAATATCTTAGAAATTTTAAAGAAATTTCACCGGCAACAGCAAGCAGAGATTTGAAATTTGCAGTAGAAAATAACATAATTAAAAAATTTGGAGATAAGAATACAACAAAGTATAGGTTTGTATAA